The Gemmatimonadales bacterium genome contains the following window.
GCCGACCTCCGCTATGCCGTCCGCACGCTCGCCAGGAGCCCCGGCTTCACGCTGCTCGCCGTCCTCACGCTCGGCCTCGGCATCGGCGCGAACTCGATCGTCTTCGGCACGGTGAACGCCATGCTGGTGCGCCCGCTGCCCGTCGAGCGTCCGGGCGAGCTGGTGGCGCTGTGGAGCGCGGACCGGCGCCAGGGAATGCTGGTGCCGCTGTCCTGGCAGGACTACCTCGACTGGCGGGACCGGAGCGGCAGCTTCGCCGGCCTCGGCGGCCACTACGGCGCGCCGGTCAGCTTCGGCACCGGCGGGCGGCCCGAGCTGCTGTGGAGCGAGCTGGTGACCGAGAACTACTTCTCGCTCCTCGGCCTGAGACCGGCGGCGGGACGGCTGTTCGGGCCGGCGGACGATCGCGGGCCGGGGAGCGATCCGTACGCGGTCCTCGCCTGGGACTACTGGCACCGCCGCTTCGACGCCGACCCGCGCGTGGTCGGCACCACGGTCACGCTGAACGGCCATCCGTTCACCGTCGTGGGCGTCGCGCCGCGCGGCTTCCGCGGCCTGCGGCTGATCGGCTACCGGCCGGACCTCTGGGTGCCGGTCGAGATGCACCGCGAGCTGCTCCCGGGCTCGGCGGGCTTGCTGCAGGGACGCGGCCCCGGGAACGGCTTCCTGCTGGCGTTCGGCCGGATGAAGGCCGGCCGCACCATGGACGAGACGCAGGCGGCGGCATCGGCCTTCGCGGCCGACCTCGCGCGCGCCCATCCCGCCGAAGACCGCGACCTCGGCGCGCGGATCGTGACCCAGCGCCGCCCGAGCGACGATCCCGACTTCACGCCGCCGCAGGTGATGGCGACGAGCGCCGCGCTCGCGATGTCGGCCGTGGCGCTGGTGCTGCTCGTCGCCTGCACCAACGTCGCCAACCTGCTGCTGGTGCGCGCGGCGGCGCGGCGCCGGGAGATCGCGGTGCGCGTCGCGATCGGCGCTTCGCGCGCCCGGCTGGTGCGACAGCTGCTGACCGAGAGCCTGGTGCTGACCGCGCTGGGCACGGCGGTGGCGCTGGGCCTCGCCGCGTGGAGCCAGGATCTCCAACCCTTGCTCCTGCCCCGGATGGCCTTCCAGGTCGGTTTCGACGTCCGCCCCGACTGGCGCGTCGTGCTGGTCACGCTCGCCGCGGCCGTGGCCGCGATGATGGCGTCCGGCCTCGCGCCGGCGCTGCAGGCGTCGCGGCCCGACGTGGTGACGGCGCTCAAGGACGTCACCCATACCGGAACCGGCGGCCGGCGGCGTCGCCGGGACCTGCTGGTGGCGCTGCAGGTGGCGGTGTCCCTGGTCCTGCTCGTCGCGGGCGGGCTGTTCGTGCGCGGCCTGCTGCGGGCCCGCGCCCTCGACCTCGGGATCGCCGCGCCGGGCCGGCTGATGCTCTCGCTCAATCCGGGGCTGCAGGGTTACGACCAGGCACGGGGCGAGGCGCTGTACCGCCGCCTCGCGCAGCGGCTCGAGGCGCTGCCCGGCGTCGCGTCGGCGACGCTCGCCTTTCCGCTCCCGCTCGACGGCGCCAGCAACTCGATCGCCGTTTTCGTGCCGGGGTTCGGCGGCCCGGGCGAGCGGCAGACGTACGACGTCAACAGCAGCGCGGTGGGGCTCGACTACTTCGCCACCGCGGGCACCCGACTCGTGGCGGGCCGCGACTTCGCGCCCGCCGACAGCGCGGGCGCGCCGCGGGTGATCGTGGTCAACCGGACGATGGCCGCCCGGTTCTGGCCCGGCCGCGACCCCATAGGCAAGGTCGTGCGTCTCGACGCCGTGGACGGACCCGAGGCCACGGTGGTCGGGGTCGCGGCGGACGGC
Protein-coding sequences here:
- a CDS encoding ABC transporter permease, with translation MDTLIADLRYAVRTLARSPGFTLLAVLTLGLGIGANSIVFGTVNAMLVRPLPVERPGELVALWSADRRQGMLVPLSWQDYLDWRDRSGSFAGLGGHYGAPVSFGTGGRPELLWSELVTENYFSLLGLRPAAGRLFGPADDRGPGSDPYAVLAWDYWHRRFDADPRVVGTTVTLNGHPFTVVGVAPRGFRGLRLIGYRPDLWVPVEMHRELLPGSAGLLQGRGPGNGFLLAFGRMKAGRTMDETQAAASAFAADLARAHPAEDRDLGARIVTQRRPSDDPDFTPPQVMATSAALAMSAVALVLLVACTNVANLLLVRAAARRREIAVRVAIGASRARLVRQLLTESLVLTALGTAVALGLAAWSQDLQPLLLPRMAFQVGFDVRPDWRVVLVTLAAAVAAMMASGLAPALQASRPDVVTALKDVTHTGTGGRRRRRDLLVALQVAVSLVLLVAGGLFVRGLLRARALDLGIAAPGRLMLSLNPGLQGYDQARGEALYRRLAQRLEALPGVASATLAFPLPLDGASNSIAVFVPGFGGPGERQTYDVNSSAVGLDYFATAGTRLVAGRDFAPADSAGAPRVIVVNRTMAARFWPGRDPIGKVVRLDAVDGPEATVVGVAADGKYGAVWEAPQSYAYLPLAQSYRSWVTVVVRTRGDPRALEPAVRAEIGALDPDLPIFAAMTGREFVASALNVPTMAAGVATAFGALALLLAVVGIYGIVSVTVAQRTREVGIRVALGAARGDVLRLVLGRTGRLAAAGMAAGLLAALGAGRLLAHLLYGVSGADLVTFVSVPVLLALVVGAACWVPARRAVRVDPMVALRTE